The Pseudomonadota bacterium DNA segment GACATCTTTGGAAGAGGTGTTTGGAAGGTGTTTTGGAAAAATATAAAAAGAACGTTTTATTTTTTGACCTGATTGTGTTTCTCCCTCTTTAAAATAAACAAGAATCATATACTGAAGGTCTTTTGGGTTTTGATCTTTAAGCATAATCAAATGACCTTGAATTGAAATCATATCTTCATCTTGATTGAGTTTATGAGCTCCAAGGCCACTACAATTGATAATGAATTTACCTTTAACATCTGAGAAAGCTTCTATTTTTTTCTGAACAAATTTAATGTTATTTTTCCTTAAATATTTGTGCAACTCATTCATCATTTTTGC contains these protein-coding regions:
- a CDS encoding FAD-dependent oxidoreductase; protein product: MRPSKDVVLDFGNGTRRQMVAYDDGIFIDTAKMMNELHKYLRKNNIKFVQKKIEAFSDVKGKFIINCSGLGAHKLNQDEDMISIQGHLIMLKDQNPKDLQYMILVYFKEGETQSGQKIKRSFYIFPKHLPNTSSKDVGVIGGTFIEGATEETPNKEEFDILLQGAKDFYGLK